Proteins encoded within one genomic window of Microbacterium soli:
- the tuf gene encoding elongation factor Tu, giving the protein MAKAKFERTKPHVNIGTIGHVDHGKTTLSAAISKVLADKYPSDVNVQRDFNTIDSAPEERQRGITINISHIEYETPKRHYAHVDAPGHADYVKNMITGAAQMDGAILVVAATDGPMAQTREHVLLAKQVGVPYLLVALNKADMVDDEEILELVELEVRELLSSQGFPGDDAPVIKVSALGALNGEQKWVDSILELMQAVDDNVPDPERDRDKPFLMPIEDVFTITGRGTVVTGRAERGTLKLNSEVEIVGIRPTQKTTVTGIEMFHKQLDEAWAGENCGLLLRGTKREDVERGQVVVQPGSITPHTNFEGTAYILSKDEGGRHNPFYTNYRPQFYFRTTDVTGVITLPEGTEMVMPGDTTDMAVELIQPIAMEEGLGFAIREGGRTVGAGTVTKVVK; this is encoded by the coding sequence GTGGCCAAGGCCAAGTTCGAGCGGACCAAGCCGCACGTCAACATCGGAACGATCGGTCACGTCGACCACGGCAAGACCACGCTGTCTGCCGCGATCTCGAAGGTGCTTGCCGACAAGTACCCGTCGGACGTCAACGTTCAGCGCGACTTCAACACCATCGACTCCGCTCCCGAGGAGCGTCAGCGCGGTATCACGATCAACATCTCGCACATCGAGTACGAGACCCCGAAGCGCCACTACGCGCACGTCGACGCCCCCGGCCACGCCGACTACGTCAAGAACATGATCACCGGCGCCGCTCAGATGGACGGTGCGATCCTCGTGGTCGCCGCCACCGACGGCCCGATGGCCCAGACCCGCGAGCACGTGCTGCTGGCCAAGCAGGTCGGCGTGCCGTACCTGCTCGTCGCGCTGAACAAGGCCGACATGGTCGACGACGAGGAGATCCTGGAGCTCGTCGAGCTCGAGGTCCGCGAGCTGCTCTCGTCGCAGGGCTTCCCCGGCGACGACGCTCCCGTCATCAAGGTGTCCGCTCTGGGCGCCCTCAACGGCGAGCAGAAGTGGGTCGACTCGATCCTCGAGCTCATGCAGGCCGTCGACGACAACGTTCCCGACCCGGAGCGCGACCGCGACAAGCCGTTCCTGATGCCCATCGAGGATGTCTTCACCATCACCGGTCGCGGCACCGTCGTCACCGGCCGTGCCGAGCGCGGCACGCTGAAGCTCAACTCCGAGGTCGAGATCGTCGGCATTCGCCCGACCCAGAAGACCACCGTCACCGGTATCGAGATGTTCCACAAGCAGCTCGACGAGGCCTGGGCCGGCGAGAACTGCGGTCTGCTGCTTCGCGGCACCAAGCGTGAGGACGTCGAGCGCGGGCAGGTCGTCGTCCAGCCGGGCTCGATCACCCCGCACACCAACTTCGAGGGCACGGCCTACATCCTCTCGAAGGACGAGGGCGGTCGTCACAACCCCTTCTACACGAACTACCGTCCGCAGTTCTACTTCCGCACCACGGACGTCACCGGCGTCATCACGCTGCCCGAGGGCACCGAGATGGTCATGCCCGGCGACACCACCGACATGGCCGTCGAGCTGATCCAGCCCATCGCCATGGAGGAGGGCCTCGGCTTCGCCATCCGCGAGGGCGGTCGCACCGTCGGCGCCGGAACGGTGACCAAGGTCGTCAAGTAA
- the rpsS gene encoding 30S ribosomal protein S19, which translates to MPRSLKKGPFVDEHLLRKVVVQNEAGSKNVIKTWSRRSMIVPAMLGHTIAVHDGRKHIPVFVTESMVGHKLGEFAPTRTFRGHEKDDKKGRRR; encoded by the coding sequence ATGCCACGCAGTCTTAAGAAGGGCCCCTTCGTCGACGAGCACCTGCTTCGCAAGGTGGTCGTGCAGAACGAGGCCGGCTCCAAGAACGTCATCAAGACCTGGTCCCGCCGTTCGATGATCGTCCCGGCCATGCTGGGCCACACGATCGCGGTGCACGATGGGCGCAAGCACATCCCGGTGTTCGTGACGGAGTCCATGGTCGGCCACAAGCTGGGCGAGTTCGCGCCCACCCGCACCTTCCGCGGCCATGAGAAGGACGACAAGAAGGGCCGTCGCCGCTGA
- the rplB gene encoding 50S ribosomal protein L2, giving the protein MAIRKYKPTTPGRRGSSVADFAEITRSTPEKSLLRPLAKTGGRNNQGRITTRHIGGGHKRQYRVVDFRRNDKDGIDAKVAHIEYDPNRTARIALLHYVDGEKRYILAPDGLKQGAVVESGASADIKPGNNLPLKNIPTGTVVHAIELRPGGGAKLARSAGASVRLVAKDGPYAQLRLPSGEIRNVDARCRATIGEVGNAEQSNISWGKAGRNRWKGVRPTVRGVVMNPVDHPHGGGEGKTSGGRHPVSPWGQAEGRTRHANKESDKYIVRRRSTGKKRK; this is encoded by the coding sequence ATGGCTATTCGCAAGTACAAGCCCACGACCCCGGGTCGCCGCGGTTCGTCGGTGGCCGACTTCGCCGAGATCACCCGATCGACGCCGGAGAAGTCGCTGCTGCGTCCGCTGGCGAAGACCGGCGGCCGCAACAACCAGGGCCGCATCACGACCCGTCACATCGGCGGTGGACACAAGCGCCAGTACCGCGTCGTCGACTTCCGTCGCAACGACAAGGACGGCATCGACGCCAAGGTCGCTCACATCGAGTACGACCCCAACCGCACCGCGCGCATCGCGCTGCTGCACTACGTCGACGGCGAGAAGCGCTACATCCTCGCGCCGGACGGGCTCAAGCAGGGCGCCGTCGTCGAGTCGGGCGCGAGCGCCGACATCAAGCCGGGCAACAACCTGCCGCTGAAGAACATCCCCACCGGCACCGTGGTCCACGCGATCGAGCTGCGTCCCGGCGGCGGGGCGAAGCTGGCTCGGTCGGCCGGCGCCTCCGTGCGCCTGGTCGCGAAGGACGGCCCCTACGCCCAGTTGCGTCTGCCCTCCGGCGAGATCCGCAACGTCGATGCGCGCTGCCGCGCGACCATCGGCGAGGTCGGCAACGCCGAGCAGTCGAACATCAGCTGGGGCAAGGCGGGCCGCAACCGCTGGAAGGGCGTCCGCCCGACCGTCCGCGGTGTCGTCATGAACCCGGTCGACCACCCGCACGGTGGTGGTGAGGGCAAGACCTCCGGTGGTCGCCATCCGGTCTCCCCGTGGGGTCAGGCCGAGGGCCGTACCCGCCACGCCAACAAGGAAAGCGACAAGTACATCGTGCGTCGCCGCAGCACCGGCAAGAAGCGCAAGTAG
- the fusA gene encoding elongation factor G — protein MAQEVLTDLSKVRNIGIMAHIDAGKTTTTERILFYTGVNHKLGETHDGASTTDWMEQEKERGITITSAAVTCFWNKNQINIIDTPGHVDFTVEVERSLRVLDGAVAVFDGKEGVEPQSETVWRQADKYSVPRICFVNKMDKLGADFYYTVDTIVNRLGAKPLVLQLPIGAENDFIGVVDLIEMRALVWPGDSKGDVTMGAHYEVEEIPADLKAKAEEYRQQLLETVAETDDALLEKFFGGEELTVAEIKGAIRKLVVANEIYPVLCGSAFKNRGVQPMLDAVVDYLPNPLDVGAIEAHDPKDEEKVVERHPDANDPFSALAFKVAVHPFFGRLTYVRVYSGHLDSGSAVINSTKGKKERIGKIFQMHANKENPVDALTAGNIYAVIGLKDTTTGDTLADPAAPVVLESMTFPEPVIEVAIEPKTKADQEKLGMAIQKLAEEDPTFRTELNPETGQTTIKGMGELHLDILVDRMKREFKVEANVGKPQVAYRETIKKTVEKHDYTHKKQTGGSGQFAKIQFTIEPLEVTGDQTYEFVNAVTGGRVPREYIPSVDHGFQDAMNVGVLAGYPMVGVKATLVDGAAHDVDSSEMAFKIAGSMGFKEAARRANPVLLEPLMAVEVRTPEEYMGDVIGDLNSRRGSIQSMEDAQGVKVVRAQVPLSEMFGYIGDLRSKTSGRAVYSMEFDSYAEVPRAVADEIIQKTKGE, from the coding sequence GTGGCACAAGAAGTGCTCACCGACCTGAGCAAGGTCCGCAACATCGGCATCATGGCGCACATCGATGCCGGCAAGACCACCACCACCGAGCGCATCCTGTTCTACACGGGTGTCAACCACAAGCTCGGCGAGACCCACGACGGCGCGTCGACGACGGACTGGATGGAGCAGGAGAAGGAGCGCGGCATCACGATCACGTCGGCCGCCGTGACCTGCTTCTGGAACAAGAACCAGATCAACATCATCGACACCCCCGGTCACGTGGACTTCACCGTCGAGGTGGAGCGCTCGCTGCGCGTGCTCGACGGCGCGGTCGCCGTCTTCGACGGCAAGGAGGGCGTCGAGCCCCAGTCCGAGACCGTGTGGCGTCAGGCCGACAAGTACAGCGTCCCCCGCATCTGCTTCGTCAACAAGATGGACAAGCTGGGCGCCGACTTCTACTACACCGTCGACACCATCGTGAACCGCCTCGGCGCCAAGCCCCTCGTGCTGCAGCTGCCGATCGGCGCGGAGAACGACTTCATCGGCGTCGTCGACCTCATCGAGATGCGCGCACTGGTGTGGCCCGGCGACTCCAAGGGCGACGTGACCATGGGCGCCCACTACGAGGTGGAGGAGATCCCCGCTGACCTCAAGGCCAAGGCCGAGGAGTACCGTCAGCAGCTGCTGGAGACCGTCGCCGAGACCGACGACGCGCTGCTCGAGAAGTTCTTCGGCGGCGAGGAGCTCACGGTCGCCGAGATCAAGGGCGCGATCCGCAAGCTCGTGGTCGCCAACGAGATCTATCCGGTGCTGTGCGGCTCGGCGTTCAAGAACCGCGGCGTGCAGCCGATGCTGGACGCCGTCGTCGACTACCTGCCGAACCCGCTGGACGTGGGCGCCATCGAGGCGCACGACCCGAAGGACGAGGAGAAGGTCGTCGAGCGCCACCCGGATGCCAACGACCCGTTCTCGGCCCTCGCGTTCAAGGTCGCCGTGCACCCGTTCTTCGGTCGTCTGACCTACGTGCGCGTGTACTCGGGTCACCTCGACTCCGGCTCCGCGGTCATCAACTCGACCAAGGGCAAGAAGGAGCGCATCGGGAAGATCTTCCAGATGCACGCCAACAAGGAGAACCCCGTCGACGCGCTGACCGCGGGCAACATCTACGCGGTCATCGGCCTCAAGGACACCACCACCGGCGACACCCTCGCCGACCCGGCCGCGCCCGTCGTGCTCGAGTCGATGACGTTCCCGGAGCCGGTGATCGAGGTCGCCATCGAGCCGAAGACCAAGGCCGACCAGGAGAAGCTGGGCATGGCGATCCAGAAGCTCGCCGAGGAGGACCCGACCTTCCGCACCGAGCTGAACCCCGAGACCGGTCAGACGACCATCAAGGGCATGGGCGAGCTGCACCTGGACATCCTCGTGGACCGCATGAAGCGCGAGTTCAAGGTCGAGGCCAACGTCGGAAAGCCGCAGGTCGCGTACCGCGAGACGATCAAGAAGACCGTCGAGAAGCACGACTACACGCACAAGAAGCAGACCGGTGGCTCGGGCCAGTTCGCGAAGATCCAGTTCACGATCGAGCCGCTCGAGGTCACGGGAGACCAGACCTACGAGTTCGTCAACGCCGTCACCGGCGGTCGCGTCCCGCGCGAGTACATCCCGTCGGTGGACCACGGCTTCCAGGACGCGATGAACGTCGGCGTGCTGGCCGGCTACCCGATGGTGGGCGTGAAGGCGACCCTCGTCGACGGCGCCGCGCACGACGTGGACTCCTCGGAGATGGCGTTCAAGATCGCCGGTTCCATGGGCTTCAAGGAGGCGGCACGCCGCGCCAACCCCGTGCTCCTCGAACCGCTGATGGCCGTCGAGGTCCGCACCCCGGAGGAGTACATGGGCGACGTCATCGGCGACCTGAACTCGCGTCGCGGGTCCATCCAGTCGATGGAGGATGCACAGGGCGTGAAGGTCGTCCGTGCTCAGGTGCCGCTGTCCGAGATGTTCGGCTACATCGGCGACCTGCGTTCGAAGACCTCGGGCCGTGCCGTGTACTCGATGGAGTTCGACAGCTACGCGGAGGTTCCGCGTGCCGTCGCCGACGAGATCATCCAGAAGACCAAGGGCGAGTGA
- the rplV gene encoding 50S ribosomal protein L22 has protein sequence MVDSIARVKHIRVTPQKARRVVALIKGKQAQEALAILKFAPQGASEPIYKLVHAAMANAQVKADRDGEFLDEQDLYVKNAYVDEGTTLKRFQPRAQGRASQIKKRTSHITVVLATPEVADSDSAATTKKASK, from the coding sequence ATGGTGGATTCCATCGCACGCGTCAAGCACATCCGCGTGACCCCTCAGAAGGCTCGTCGTGTCGTCGCGCTCATCAAGGGCAAGCAGGCGCAGGAAGCACTGGCCATTCTGAAGTTCGCCCCGCAGGGCGCCAGCGAGCCGATCTACAAGCTCGTGCACGCCGCCATGGCGAACGCACAGGTCAAGGCCGATCGCGACGGCGAGTTCCTGGACGAGCAGGATCTGTACGTGAAGAACGCGTACGTCGACGAGGGCACCACGCTCAAGCGGTTCCAGCCCCGTGCTCAGGGACGCGCGTCCCAGATCAAGAAGCGCACGAGCCACATCACGGTCGTGCTGGCCACGCCCGAGGTCGCTGACAGCGACTCGGCGGCCACGACGAAGAAGGCGAGCAAGTAA
- the rplD gene encoding 50S ribosomal protein L4 has protein sequence MADSTLALDVIAVDGKKAGSIELPAAIFDVKTNVPLIHQVVVAQLAAARQGTHSTKRRGEVSGAGRKPFKQKGTGNARQGSIRAPHMTGGGIVHGPKPRDYSQRTPKKMIAAALLGALSDRFRGERLHAVEAFVAGTVPSTKTAAGLLAAVAGPKNVLVVIERSDELTVKSVRNLPNVHVLSFDQLNAYDVVVSDDIVFTKAALEAFIASKTGATEEVSA, from the coding sequence ATGGCTGACTCGACTCTCGCGCTCGACGTCATCGCGGTCGACGGCAAGAAGGCCGGCTCCATCGAGCTGCCCGCCGCGATCTTCGACGTCAAGACCAACGTCCCTCTGATCCACCAGGTCGTCGTCGCGCAGCTCGCCGCGGCCCGCCAGGGCACGCACTCGACCAAGCGTCGTGGCGAAGTCTCCGGCGCCGGCCGCAAGCCCTTCAAGCAGAAGGGCACGGGCAACGCCCGCCAGGGCTCGATCCGCGCGCCGCATATGACCGGCGGTGGCATCGTCCACGGCCCCAAGCCCCGCGACTACTCGCAGCGCACCCCCAAGAAGATGATCGCCGCCGCCCTGCTGGGCGCGCTCAGCGACCGCTTCCGCGGTGAGCGCCTGCACGCCGTCGAGGCCTTCGTGGCCGGCACCGTTCCTTCGACCAAGACCGCTGCGGGTCTGCTCGCCGCCGTCGCCGGTCCGAAGAACGTGCTGGTCGTCATCGAGCGCAGCGACGAGCTGACCGTGAAGAGCGTCCGCAACCTGCCGAACGTGCACGTGCTCAGCTTCGATCAGCTCAACGCCTACGACGTGGTCGTCTCCGACGACATCGTCTTCACCAAGGCCGCCCTCGAGGCCTTCATCGCCTCGAAGACCGGCGCAACCGAGGAGGTCTCGGCATGA
- the rplC gene encoding 50S ribosomal protein L3, producing the protein MTDINAKISKGMLGTKLGMTQVWDENGKVVPVTVIELAPNVVTQIRTPEKDGYSAVQIAYGQIDPRKVNKPLTAHFEAAGVTPRRHVTEIRTADAGEYSLGQELTAEGTFEAGQLVDVVGTSKGKGTAGVMKRHNFKGVSASHGAHRNHRKPGSIGASSTPSRVFKGMRMAGRMGGERVTVLNLTVHAVDAEKGLLLVKGAVPGARGRIVFVRNAVKGA; encoded by the coding sequence ATGACTGACATCAACGCGAAGATCTCCAAGGGCATGCTCGGCACCAAGCTCGGCATGACCCAGGTCTGGGACGAGAACGGCAAGGTCGTCCCCGTCACCGTCATCGAGCTGGCTCCCAACGTGGTCACCCAGATCCGCACCCCCGAGAAGGACGGCTACAGCGCCGTTCAGATCGCCTACGGCCAGATCGACCCCCGCAAGGTCAACAAGCCGCTCACCGCTCACTTCGAGGCCGCCGGCGTCACACCGCGTCGTCACGTCACTGAGATCCGCACGGCGGATGCCGGTGAGTACTCTCTCGGCCAGGAGCTGACCGCCGAGGGCACCTTCGAGGCCGGCCAGCTGGTCGACGTCGTCGGCACCAGCAAGGGCAAGGGCACCGCGGGTGTCATGAAGCGCCACAACTTCAAGGGCGTCTCGGCTTCGCACGGTGCGCACCGCAACCATCGCAAGCCCGGTTCGATCGGCGCCTCGTCGACCCCGAGCCGTGTCTTCAAGGGCATGCGCATGGCCGGCCGCATGGGCGGCGAGCGCGTGACCGTCCTCAACCTCACGGTGCACGCCGTCGACGCCGAGAAGGGCCTGCTGCTCGTCAAGGGCGCCGTCCCCGGCGCACGTGGTCGCATCGTCTTCGTCCGCAACGCAGTGAAGGGTGCCTGA
- the rpsJ gene encoding 30S ribosomal protein S10: MAGQKIRIRLKSYDHEVIDTSARKIVDTVTRAGATVVGPVPLPTEKNVIAVIRSPHKYKDSREHFEMRTHKRLIDIIDPTPKAVDSLMRLDLPADVNIEIKL, from the coding sequence ATGGCGGGACAGAAGATCCGCATTCGCCTGAAGTCGTATGACCATGAGGTCATCGACACGTCGGCGCGCAAGATCGTCGACACCGTGACCCGTGCAGGCGCGACTGTCGTCGGCCCGGTGCCGCTTCCGACGGAGAAGAACGTGATCGCCGTGATCCGTTCTCCCCACAAGTACAAGGACAGCCGCGAGCACTTCGAGATGCGCACCCACAAGCGCCTGATCGACATCATCGACCCGACGCCCAAGGCCGTCGACTCGCTGATGCGCCTCGACCTCCCGGCCGATGTCAACATCGAGATCAAGCTGTAA
- a CDS encoding ABC transporter, which produces MSDPEVPQNDKPNEIDDVIGSANEGLDAAAAARGDEPTGTAPAVDPDEAAFAAAERDFPGTFSAPAAAQTDAEQAGAPAPATADQSGSAVTPTASEPVATASASEAPVPVIVEEASATGAGAASAAAAAAETQVVPAEPIAPPAAPQPIFVQAPEPPRELGNRGAAGGIGLVAAVAFGILYLGAVLGLGALAGDVTGANVGTAAVVALGTWSFWVPVVVFFLAFWLLGAFVNRARWGVWVILGILVAAASYGGHILGQLFQAPFWSLTPSAAAELMNEQMLAPLAVAAFVFARELTIWFGAWVARSGAHKKELNAEAQAEYERTLEAGPAALR; this is translated from the coding sequence ATGAGCGACCCCGAGGTCCCCCAGAACGACAAGCCGAACGAGATCGACGACGTCATCGGCAGCGCCAACGAGGGTCTCGACGCCGCCGCGGCGGCGCGCGGGGACGAACCCACCGGCACCGCTCCCGCCGTCGATCCCGACGAGGCGGCCTTCGCGGCGGCCGAGCGCGACTTCCCCGGCACCTTCAGCGCACCCGCCGCGGCGCAGACGGATGCCGAGCAGGCCGGGGCCCCGGCACCGGCCACAGCCGATCAGAGCGGCTCCGCCGTCACTCCCACCGCATCAGAGCCGGTCGCCACCGCATCGGCATCCGAGGCTCCTGTCCCGGTGATCGTCGAGGAGGCCTCCGCGACCGGTGCCGGAGCTGCGTCCGCTGCGGCCGCTGCGGCGGAGACGCAGGTCGTGCCCGCCGAGCCGATCGCCCCGCCGGCGGCCCCTCAGCCGATCTTCGTGCAGGCGCCCGAACCGCCGCGGGAACTGGGCAACCGCGGCGCCGCAGGCGGGATCGGACTCGTCGCCGCCGTGGCGTTCGGGATCCTGTACCTCGGGGCCGTCCTCGGCCTCGGTGCCCTGGCGGGAGACGTCACGGGTGCGAACGTCGGCACAGCGGCCGTCGTGGCGCTGGGCACCTGGTCGTTCTGGGTTCCCGTCGTCGTGTTCTTCCTGGCCTTCTGGCTGCTGGGCGCCTTCGTGAACCGCGCCCGCTGGGGCGTGTGGGTGATCCTCGGCATCCTCGTCGCTGCGGCCTCCTACGGCGGCCACATCCTGGGGCAGCTCTTCCAGGCGCCGTTCTGGAGCCTGACCCCCAGCGCGGCAGCCGAGCTGATGAACGAGCAGATGCTCGCCCCCCTCGCCGTCGCCGCGTTCGTGTTCGCCCGCGAACTGACCATCTGGTTCGGCGCCTGGGTGGCGCGCAGCGGCGCGCACAAGAAGGAGCTGAACGCCGAGGCGCAGGCCGAGTACGAGCGCACCCTCGAGGCCGGCCCCGCGGCTCTGCGCTGA
- the rpsC gene encoding 30S ribosomal protein S3: protein MGQKVNPYGFRLGITTDHVSRWFSDSTKPGQRYADYVAEDIKIRRLLQTQLDRAGVSNIEIERTRDRVRVDIHTARPGIVIGRRGAEAERIRGDLEKLTGKQIQLNILEVKNPEADAQLVAQGIAEQLSARVAFRRAMRKGLQGAQRAGAKGVRIQVSGRLGGAEMSRSEFYREGRVPLHTLRANIDYGFYEARTTFGRIGVKVWIYKGDLTNKELAREQANMKPQRERGDRRRAPRNEAPVAEGASA from the coding sequence ATGGGCCAGAAGGTCAACCCGTACGGCTTCCGCCTCGGCATCACCACGGATCACGTGTCTCGCTGGTTCTCGGACTCGACCAAGCCCGGGCAGCGTTACGCCGACTACGTCGCCGAGGACATCAAGATCCGTCGCCTGCTGCAGACGCAGCTCGACCGCGCCGGCGTCTCGAACATCGAGATCGAGCGCACCCGCGACCGCGTGCGCGTGGACATCCACACCGCGCGCCCGGGCATCGTCATCGGTCGCCGCGGCGCCGAGGCCGAGCGCATCCGCGGCGACCTCGAGAAGCTCACCGGCAAGCAGATCCAGCTGAACATCCTCGAGGTCAAGAACCCCGAGGCCGACGCTCAGCTGGTCGCCCAGGGCATCGCCGAGCAGCTGAGCGCCCGTGTGGCGTTCCGTCGCGCGATGCGTAAGGGTCTGCAGGGCGCGCAGCGCGCCGGCGCCAAGGGCGTCCGCATCCAGGTCTCCGGCCGCCTCGGCGGCGCCGAGATGAGCCGCTCGGAGTTCTACCGCGAGGGTCGGGTGCCGCTGCACACGCTGCGCGCGAACATCGATTACGGTTTCTACGAGGCTCGGACCACGTTCGGCCGCATCGGCGTGAAGGTGTGGATCTACAAGGGCGACCTCACCAACAAGGAGCTCGCCCGCGAGCAGGCCAACATGAAGCCGCAGCGCGAGCGCGGCGATCGTCGTCGCGCGCCCCGCAACGAGGCGCCTGTCGCAGAAGGAGCGTCGGCATAA
- the rpsG gene encoding 30S ribosomal protein S7, which translates to MPRKGPAPKRPVVNDPVYGAPIVTSLVNKILVDGKKSLAESIVYGALRGVEAKNGQDAVATLKKALDNVRPTLEVRSRRVGGSTYQVPVEVKPHRANTLALRWLVSYAKGRREKTMTERLQNEILDASNGLGAAVKRREDTHKMAESNRAFAHYRW; encoded by the coding sequence ATGCCTCGTAAGGGCCCCGCTCCCAAGCGCCCGGTCGTCAACGACCCGGTATACGGCGCTCCGATCGTCACCTCGCTGGTGAACAAGATCCTCGTTGACGGCAAGAAGTCCCTCGCCGAGTCGATCGTCTACGGCGCTCTCCGCGGCGTCGAGGCGAAGAACGGCCAGGACGCCGTCGCCACGCTCAAGAAGGCGCTCGACAACGTGCGCCCCACCCTCGAGGTCCGCAGCCGCCGCGTCGGCGGCTCGACCTACCAGGTCCCCGTCGAGGTCAAGCCGCACCGCGCGAACACGCTCGCGCTGCGCTGGCTGGTCAGCTACGCGAAGGGTCGTCGTGAGAAGACGATGACCGAGCGCCTGCAGAACGAGATCCTCGACGCGTCGAACGGCCTGGGTGCCGCGGTCAAGCGCCGTGAGGACACCCACAAGATGGCCGAGTCGAACCGCGCCTTCGCTCACTACCGCTGGTAA
- a CDS encoding spermidine/putrescine ABC transporter substrate-binding protein: protein MERSLETQVSQAVDAWLRWVPRWAPATHRGRVAPCRRCLGSPILSAAGIGSNVPHGVQHGLSIRIKAIVDHAVAEYTARNLPMLQAELDDQAARNRARSYRPSEGLDPEYEGLPLDPDPVPGAPFLFTVAGLADEASAELPPLPPLSEEAKAALRQEVGLADEYANMVGREICGILLRHRLSVQAAISQYVEPQIEAMLAELSEALDSPFDPDTP, encoded by the coding sequence GTGGAGCGGTCATTGGAAACCCAGGTGAGCCAGGCAGTCGATGCCTGGCTGCGCTGGGTGCCGCGCTGGGCGCCCGCCACGCATCGGGGGCGGGTCGCACCGTGCCGCCGCTGCCTGGGATCGCCGATCCTCTCCGCTGCGGGAATCGGGTCGAACGTGCCGCACGGGGTGCAGCACGGTCTGTCGATCCGCATCAAGGCCATCGTCGACCACGCGGTGGCCGAGTACACCGCCCGGAATCTCCCGATGCTGCAGGCGGAGCTGGATGATCAGGCCGCCCGGAACCGTGCGCGCAGCTACCGCCCCTCGGAGGGGCTCGACCCGGAGTACGAGGGGCTGCCGCTGGACCCGGATCCGGTGCCGGGTGCGCCGTTCCTGTTCACCGTCGCGGGCCTCGCCGACGAGGCGTCCGCCGAGCTGCCGCCGCTGCCGCCGCTGAGCGAGGAGGCCAAGGCTGCGCTGCGCCAGGAGGTCGGCCTGGCCGACGAGTACGCGAACATGGTCGGTCGGGAGATCTGCGGGATACTGCTGCGGCACCGGCTGAGCGTGCAGGCCGCGATCTCGCAGTACGTGGAGCCGCAGATCGAGGCGATGCTGGCAGAGCTCAGCGAGGCACTGGATTCGCCGTTCGACCCCGACACGCCGTAG
- the rpsL gene encoding 30S ribosomal protein S12 — translation MPTIQQLVRKGRSPKVAKTKAPALKANPQQAGVCTRVYTTTPKKPNSAMRKVARVKLRNGTEVTAYIPGEGHNLQEHSLVLVRGGRVKDLPGVRYKIVRGALDTQAVKNRKQARSRYGAKKG, via the coding sequence GTGCCAACCATTCAGCAGTTGGTTCGCAAGGGCCGCTCGCCCAAGGTCGCGAAGACCAAGGCGCCCGCCCTGAAGGCGAATCCGCAGCAGGCCGGCGTGTGCACCCGCGTGTACACCACCACCCCGAAGAAGCCGAACTCGGCGATGCGCAAGGTCGCTCGTGTGAAGCTCCGCAACGGCACCGAGGTGACCGCCTACATCCCCGGCGAGGGGCACAACCTGCAGGAGCACTCGCTGGTACTCGTCCGCGGCGGTCGTGTCAAGGACCTCCCCGGCGTCCGCTACAAGATCGTCCGTGGTGCGCTCGACACCCAGGCCGTCAAGAACCGCAAGCAGGCTCGGTCCCGCTACGGCGCGAAGAAGGGTTGA
- the rplW gene encoding 50S ribosomal protein L23, with product MTEQNILATALNKDPRDIILGPVVSEKSYGLIDEGKYTFLVDPRASKTEIKLAIEKIFGVKVASVNTINRVGKARRTRFGTGKRKDTKRAIVALKSGSIDIFTAVS from the coding sequence ATGACTGAGCAGAACATTCTCGCCACGGCCCTGAACAAGGACCCGCGCGACATCATCCTGGGCCCGGTCGTCTCCGAGAAGAGCTACGGGCTGATCGACGAGGGCAAGTACACCTTCCTCGTGGACCCCCGCGCCTCCAAGACCGAGATCAAGCTCGCCATCGAGAAGATCTTCGGCGTCAAGGTGGCCTCGGTCAACACGATCAACCGCGTCGGCAAGGCCCGTCGCACCCGCTTCGGCACAGGCAAGCGCAAGGACACCAAGCGCGCCATCGTCGCGCTGAAGTCGGGCTCCATCGACATCTTCACGGCAGTCAGCTGA